The genomic window TGAATTCGCTCAAGCTGACAATCGGATTTGACCCGCTCGATATGCCGAGTTCACTGAGCGAATTGATGCGGGATCTTTGGTCTGTGGTGATGCTCACAAACATGGTCCGACACTTCTGAACCAGAATATGCGAAGTGAATTGGAGCCTCGCGAATAAATTGGGCGCAATCTATGGATGCCTGCACGGTGTCTAACATTCTTCTATGAAAAGGAAGTCGTGTCGTTGTGACGCAGTGTCCGCGCAACAGTCGAGGCGATGCAATTTTGGCCTTCCATCGTCGAGGATGGTGCCGGCAACACGCGTCAGAGCGAATGAAACGATCCTAGATTTGACTGCTATACGAGTGTTCTGCTGCGCGAAGGTGCCAAGTAGCGCTTAAAAGATGCGTTTCGCCGGGCGGTGTCGCTCGAAGGCTGCTTCGAAATGCGGGCGGGTTAGCTCAGGACCGAGGACGGGTCGCATAATCCGCTCCAACCCTCTCATTGCTCCCCACCCTTATATCCAACGTCCTGCTCAAGTATCTCACTCGGGTCTCTGGCCCACGGGTGATGGTCTTGCTGACGATAGTCCGACTGGACCCACCATCTGCCATTGATTAAGATCAAGCCGTTTAATTCGGATCCTCTATCCTTCAGCGAATTAACGGAGGCAAGAGATCTCATGCGCTACGTTCTCGCTATCGGAGTGCTAACACTTCCTATCCTCATCGGCTTTGGATCAGGCTCGACCGCCGCTTCACGGGTTCATTCGTATTCGTACACCCCACCGGCCCGTCAAGACGTTTATTGCTTGCAGGGCCGAGCCTGGGGATATCCGGGCAACTGCCAGTTCTCAAGCTATAGCCAGTGCATGGCTACCGCATCCGGCACATATGCCTATTGCGGTATCAATCCGATCTACGCCTTCGAGCGACAGGGAAGGCAATTCGGCTGGAGCGAACGTCGTTAGGTCAGCCAAGGACGGCGTTGGATGAACGGGCGGGCCGGCCAGGCTCTTGTTGCCGTTCGCTCGACCCCGCCTATTCTGCGCTGAATCCGTTGGGACGTTCGTTTGATTGCGTCCAGTGCCGGGCGTGCTTGCATGTTGGACGGCAATAGCCGGTCCGACCATGCGAATTCGATGTCTCCGATCTCTTCGGCAGAGCAAGTGATCTAAGATGCCGGCGAATGCGATTGGAATATTCCAGTCACCGGCCGAAGCCGCAGTATTTGGTGCAGGTCGCTATGCCGTTGCCGCCGTACGGCCGTGGCGGTTGAATGACCCTCGCGACGATGAAACGATCAGCTTGCACCCACACAGCAACAAACGATGCGTTCGCCGCTTAACAAAAGGAAGCTGATTTTCTCCGCGTGGCGAACAATAATTCGCCTTGGACTCGCATGGCCGAACAATCTCTGAGAGGATTGATCATCAGGCGATGGTCCCACTCAGGAGCGCGGACAATGCGCAACTACGTCTTCGACAGCGTTCCGCATTCGATTCCGAGCAAGCTTGTCGACCAGTTGTGTTCGTGTTGTTCCTGAGCGGCGTCTTAATTCATAGGGACGATCTGGCCTGAGATCGCTCT from Bradyrhizobium zhanjiangense includes these protein-coding regions:
- a CDS encoding DUF3551 domain-containing protein, coding for MRYVLAIGVLTLPILIGFGSGSTAASRVHSYSYTPPARQDVYCLQGRAWGYPGNCQFSSYSQCMATASGTYAYCGINPIYAFERQGRQFGWSERR